ATCTCGGATCGTCTTGAGCAAGAGAGCGTAAGCCAAAGGTGGTGAGCAGCTTTTTGCAAAGCGCCTCCACAACAAGGCGCTGCCTGGCAGGCGGAAGGGGGCTTTCCCTAAGGGATACAGCAAATACCTGGTTGGGCCGAATGCTTATATCGCTGCCTTGCGGGCCATCGATCACATCATAGCAATAGCCCTTCTCCTCCGACCAAAATTTCGAAAAGCCGCTGCGCGCCTTATCTGCGGCTGCATCGTAGGAGATGCTTGCTACCCCCATCAGCTTGGCGAACAAAGAGGCGCTCTTCAGTGCGTTGTACCAAAGGGCATTGACCTCAATGGCTTTGCCGGTGCGCGGCGTAATCACTTGAGAGCCTACCTTGGCGTCCATCCATGTGAGTTGAACTCCCTCTTCTCCGGAAAAGAGCAGGCCATCTTGCCCATCCACCCCGATCGAGTAGAGCGTTCCTCTTAGATAAGAGGCAATAATTTCCTGGACCGTGGGGAAAAACTCCTGCAGAAAGGAGATGTCTTTGGTTTCGTCATAGGCAGCATGCAGGGTATGGATGAACCACAAGGAGGCGTCGACGGAGTTATACTGCTTCGAGCCCTCCTCATTGAAAAAATTCGGGATCATTCCCCGGTCTACATGGGCGGCAAACGTCCGGAGCACTCCTCGCGCGTCTTCGAAGCGTTTTGTCTTGAGAAGAAGCCCGGGAACACTGAAGAGGGCGTCTCTTCCCCAGTCGCTAAACCACGGATATCCCGCGATAATGCTCTTGCCGGAATCGGCACCCTTTCTTTCGACGATGAACTGATCGGCTGCTTTTTTTAAGTGGCGGATCCAGGGAGGGTCTTCAAGGCAGTCGGGGCAGATGGCTCTTTCATAGCTACGCCGCCTCTCAAGCGCGGACTCACCGTCTAAATCCACATCGCTTTCGGCGCTCAAGACCACCGTGGCAGCTTCTCCTTCCCTAAGTGAGAGCTCGAATTTACCGGCGAGCAGATGGTCTTCGTGTGCGTCCAGCCCCCTCTGGCTCTCCAGGCTCAAAAGGAAGTTGCCGTACCACACGTTCTCGATAGAGCAAACTCCTTTCGGGCAGCGGATGTGGAAGGGTCTTGCGCCTTTGAAGGCGAGGACTTGAAATCCTTGCGTGGTCGGATCGATCTGCATCTTCCAGTTGTCGGCGTGGGTCAGGGTGTGGTAGCCGCGGTAGTTGACCAGTGATTTGATTTTCATCAAAACTTGCGATGAGGCCCTTTTGATTTGATAGCGCACATAGGTTGTGTTGCGTCCCGGCTCCATCCAGATTTTTTTTTCGATCAGCGCGTCGCCGACAGCGAAGATCCATGTGGGGATGAGGCCATCTAAAAAAAAGCTTTCTATATGGATGAATCCGCGTGGAGAGATCTCCTGGCTGCCCCAGCGGTTCGAGGAGAGAGGGTAATCGCTTCCCTCGTAGGAAACCTCCTCTTCTAATTTGGATGCGAGTAAGGTCCGCTCGTGCGGGGGATTCAGAGCGGCGATCAAGAGGCCATGATAGCGGCGCCTCAATATGCCGCTGACAGTTCCCGAGGCGAATCCTCCAATACCGTTCGTGACAAGCCACTCGCGGGTTTCTGAGGCAGGCAGGTTTCCCGTGATGTCTCTTCCGAATGAAACGACAGGTTCTTGATGAGTTTGTTTGCCGCTCAATGGACGTGTTCCTTCTTTTTCTCTGCTTCTTTTGGGTTGTACTCGGCAAGCTGGCAAATCAGCTTGGCAACAATTGCCGTCCATCCCGTCTGGTTGCTAGCTCCCAGGCCTTTGCCGTTGTCGCCATGGAAATATTCGTGAAAGAACAGATAGTCGCGGAAATGGGGGTCGGTCTGGAATTTGGTGTTCTCTCCCCAGAGGGGGCGGCGCCCGTCCTGATCTTTTAAAAAGACGCTGATCAACCGCTTCGTAAGGTCTTGCGACACCTCCCAAAGGCTTTTCATATTGCCCGAGCCTGTCGGACACTCCACTTTGAAATCGCAGCCATAGTAGTGATCGAATTTTTGCAACGACTCGATTAGGAGGTAGTTTAAGGGAAACCACACAGGACCTCGCCAGTTGGAGTTGCCTCCGAAGAGGCCGCAGGTCGACTCCGCGGGCTCATAGTCGAGAAAGAATTTTTTTCCTGAAAGCTCGATCGAGAAGGGATGCTTCTCATGTTTTTTCGAGACCGAGCGAATGCCGTAGGGGCTCAAAAATTCGTCCGGATGCAGAATTTTTTTAAGGGTTCTTGTCATTTTTGTTTGGTTGGCAAAAGCAAGCAGCACCCGTCCCTCCTGCCCAAGCTTGGTCATATCCGCAATGTTGGTGAGCATCTCAGGCTTGTGGTCGGCAAACCAGCGGAACCTCTTTTTGAAATCGGGAAACTGCTTCGGGACATAGGCGTCGTTTGTCGCGACAGCAAACAGCGGAATAATTCCTGCCATATTGTCTTGGCGGAGCAGGATGCGCTTGCCATCGGGCTGGATGAGCATGCTGTGGTAGAACCCGTCTTCTTTGTCCCAAAGCCCTTCTTGCTGTTCGGTCACGTTATTGATGGCATTGGCGATATGGACAAAATGTTCGAAAAATTTACTCGCCATGTCCTCATAGACAGGGTCGTTGGTCGCCAGCTCCAGCGCGATCTGCAGCATGTTGAGGCAATACATTCCCATCCATCCGGTGCCGTCTTGCTGGAGTAGGATGCCTCCGGAAGGGGGCGCGAGGGAGCGATCGAAAGCGCCGATATTGTCGAGACCTAAGAATCCTCCCTCGAAGATGTTGCGCCCTTCGGCGTCTTTTCTGTTCACCCACCAGGTGAAGTTGAGGAGAAGCTTTTGGAACATGCGCTCTAAGAATGAGCAGTCTTTCGTCCCATGTCTTTTGGCTTCGATCTGATAAATACGCATGGATGCCCAAGCCTGTACGGGAGGGTTGACATCACTAAAGCACCACTCATAGGCGGGAATCTGCCCGTTGGGAGCCATTGTCCACTCCCTTGTCAGCAAAATCATCTGGCTTTTGGCAAATTCCGGATCGATCATTGCCAAAGAGACGGCGTGGAAGGCAAGATCCCAGGACGCGAACCAAGGGTACTCCCATTTGTCCGGCATGGAGAAGATGTCCCGAACTTCAAAATAGGGCCAGTGTTGGTTGCGCCCCTCCTCACGGCATTTTGGGGGCTTTGGCTGCAGGGGATCGCCTTTCAGCCAATCCTTGACAGAGTAGATGTAGCACTGTTTATTCCAGAGAAGGCCCGCGAAGGCTTGCCTTTGGACGAGCCGCATATCATCACTTAGAGGGAATGGGGTGATGCTGCTATAGAAGGCATCCGCTTCTTGAATTCTTGTTTTGAACACGGTTTCTTGATCGACAAGATCGGGCTCAAGCGCCGATGTACTTTTGACAAGGCGCATCTCGATCGTAGACCCGCTTTTTCCCGGAACTGTGATGCGGTAGAGGGGCGCGGCTTTGGTGCCTGTTTTGGCCGGGTTGACAGCTGTTCTGTCGCCATCGATCAGGTAGCGATGGAAGGCATCCTTGACGAAGGGAGAGGCGCTTTCAGCGTTGAATAGGCGCTCCATGTTGGTTTCGTTTTCCGTGAAGAGTGTCTCATCGGCTCCTTTGAAAAGCAGCCTGTACTGCCCAAGCCAGGGATGTTGAGCACGCAGGCACCCCTCATTTTCCAAAGCGATCGTCGGCTTCTTGACACCCTCTTTCCACGACCACACGTTTCTAAACCAAAGGGTTGGCAATAGGGTAAGAGGCGCTTCTCTTTCTCCCCTGTTCTCTACCCTGATCCGGATCAGGATGTCCTCGGGATTGGATTTGGCGTATTCGATGAAGATGTCGAAATACTCGTCTTTGTCAAAAATTCCGGTGTCGATCAGTTCATACTCGGGCTGCTCTCTCGTACGCTTCTTGTTGGTCTCGACCAGATCTGTATAGGGGTAGGGGTTTTGCGGATATTTATAGAGATACTTCATGTAAGCGTGAGAGGGTAGGTTGTCGAGATAGAAGTAGACCTCTTTGACATCTTCTCCGTGGTTGCCCTCATTGCCCGTCAGGCCGAAGAGGCGCTCTTTTAAAATGGGATCTTTCCCGTTCCAAAACGAGAGCGCGAAGCACATGTACTGGCTCTCGTCGGAGATGCCGGCGATGCCGTCTTCTCCCCAGCGGTAAGCGCGTGACCGGGCCTCGTCGTGGGGAAGATACTCCCAGGCCGTTCCTCCGGGACTATAATCCTCCCGCACCGTGCCCCACTGCCTTTCGCTGAGATAAGGACCGAATTTGCGCCAGGGGGCTTTGCCTGCCTTGGCCTCTTCCAGCCGTTTGTCCTCTTCCGTCAACGCCATCTTAAAGTCCTGGGCTTTGATGCATCAGGCCGCCGTCGACAAACAGGGTGGCGGCCGTCATGTAGCTGGCGCCGCCTCCGGATAAAAATCCGACGACTTGGGCGATCTCCTCCGGTTTTGCCATGCGGCCCAACGGGATGACACTGTCTAGCTTTTGCATCAGCGCAGGGTCTTTCATCGTGCTTAAGTTGATCGGTGTTGCGACAGCGCCCGGGCCGACGGCAGTCACTAAGATTCCATGGGGAGCAAGCTCCAGGGCGGCAGTTCTCGTGAGCATCCGCATGCCGCCTTTGGAGAGGCAATAGGCCGTGTTGCCGGGCATCGGCCAGTCTTCGTGGACGGACGTGATATTGATGATGCGGCCGCCTGCTTCCTGCTTAATCATCTGTCTCGCCGCGATTTGCGTGCTGAAGAAAGCGCTTTTTAAATTGATGGCAAGTACCTTGTCGTACTGTGATTCGCTCGTGTCGAGCACCGATGTCCTCGTTTCAATCCCTGCGTTGTTGACGAAGATGTCGAGCTGGCCGAACGTGGAGACTGCGCGGCTTACAAGCAGCTCGATGTCCGCCACTAGGCTGATATCGGCCTTCACACCGACCGCTCGGCTTCCCAGACTTGCGATTTTTCTCTCGAGCTCATTTTCCGCCTCAGGGTGGGCGACATAGTCGATCACAACCTGGGCTCCCCGCTCTGCCAGCTCCAGCACAATCGCCGCCCCGATTCCGCTGTTGCCCCCGGTGACGACAGCCACTTTTCCTGTCAGTTCTTTCATCGTAGCCCCTCGCTTAAAATTGAGACACTTTCGGTATAAAGAAACCCGCTCCAAATAACAAACTTTTTATTTACCTTCGAGCCCTGTCCCTCAAATCGCTCTCGACATGGACCTTTGGAGCCTTTTCCGTCTCGTGCTCTTCTTAACTATTTGATTGATCATTCATTTATACATTGACTGATCATTAAACATTCGGTATTCTTTTTCGAAATCAAGAGATTAATTTTTTCATTCAGGTGAACCGATGCCCACACATGTTGCCCTAGTCAAGTCCAATGAAGACCTCGCCAGATACAGAGAGGAGTGCCAGGACTGGAAACTTGTTTCGAACGCAAATCCCTTATCTAAACAGCCGCATCATGTGCTGATTGACGACAGCGGAAGGATCGTCACCCGATATTATCGGGGGCGGGTCTACGATTTGGTCGATAAGTTTGAGAAAGAATATGGATTAATTGAAAGAGTGGCGCGCGCTTGTCTGGGGATACTCGCTACTTTGGCTACCGGGGGAATTGCGCTTTTTTCTGCTACGGTGAGGGGGCTTTTCAGCGACACGAAGGTCACTTTGATCACGGTAGTCGAGCCTGAAGAGGGGAGGCAGTCTGGAAAGATGAACGGTTTTGATGAAACAGTGGTCTCGTTTGAGAATCAGGGCCCCCTGCACGATCGTGACATCGAGAATGGAATGGAGTGTTTTCGGTGCGTGTTGACTAAGAGGGGTAAGGTGATTGCTGCAAACGATGGATCGGGAAGAGAGTGTCAAAATACGGGGATACCCTCTCCTGTTGTCGCTATGATTGTGGTTCTGAATCCGGTTGAGATACGCGATGTAGTTTCCCGGCTGAGAAGGGAGCAGCTTAAGGGCGACTTCTCCCTATTTGAAAAGGCGGAATTGGCCTGGCCGGCTCCTGATGAGCCTGCCGAGTTTGTTTTGGAAAACAGCTTTGACAACAGCATTTTGGAAGAGGAACATAGCTCGCACTCTCCCGATTTGAGTCCAATACAAATTCGAATGAGCGAATTGTATGATGGCACTACGGAATTGATGAGTGATGACGAGGAGGAAATGGAGTTTACTTTGGGACAAGTTGCGGGAAATGTAATTCTCTAGTCTTCACATGAGACCCGCCTGGGGAACCATTATCTAGCACATTCAAATTTCTAACACTGGGTAGCAGGCTGAAAGCGTCTCATCATGGTGGGTGTATACCGAAAGTGTCTCAAAAATTGGTTTTTGGCAAAGAGAAATCCCTCATGCCAATTTTTGATAGGCTTTCGGTATAACCTCTCTGGCCCGGGCAGATTTCTGCCCCTCCCCCCCTTCATTGACTGGATCCCGGTCGCATTGATTAGGTTTCAGTTTTAAGACACTCCCACACCCCTTTACAAGTCTTCGGAAACATGTGGCGGTCTCTCGTCTCCTTTCCCCGAAGAATTTATAAGCTGCGCGGCAGGCGTTAATGAGTTTCTTGATGCCCTTGAGTTTGCGGAAAAAAAGCAGTCGTTAGGGCTAAAACCCTCAATTTTCAGACGCTGTCGGTCACTCACTTTTCTTTGCTTCCCCAGGGGTTAAAAGCTGTGAAAAGAATTGACTATTGATTTATATGATTAATGTTTTTATGATTTTTTAATCAAATCCTGTAAATAAATCATGTATTTTCAGTCTGCGATTAGTTTCATGTATTTTAAACGATAAAAAAGGTGGTTTTCGTGATTACATTTCAAATTCTAAATGATAAAGTTCAGCTCAATCCTTTTCTTGAGACCTACCATAAAAATGGCTGGGAGCTGGATATAACTGTCCGTGGCACTGTAGTCAACGACAAGTGCCGAAAAGTCAGCCAGTATTATTGCGGAAGGGCTTTCAAGCTATGGGCGCTTGCGAAAAAACAATGCTCGACGATCGAGAAGGTCATCCGTGTCATCTGTGGTGTATTGGCGACTGTAGTGACTCTTGGTCTTGCGCTCTCCTTGCAGTCGGTGAGAAACCTTTTTACAGACGGAAAGAACGCGGTCGGTTTCGTTACGTTTTACAAAGACAGCGGACCAGGTTATGCGCTTAATGGGGGAATTATTGACCCTGTAAACTTCTTCAAGGTTGGCAAAGTGCGCACACCTATAATTTCTGATGCTGACGATAGCAATCTTGATCAGGGAGTTAAATACCTCTGTACGGGCGCATACACACGAGGAAACGAACCCTTTGATGTCGCTCTGGACGCCATAGAGGTTCGCGACCACTTAGAATCCTACGATCCAAGCGTTGTGGAGGCCGATTACAGCCTCTTTAAGCATGCCGGCGAGTTCACACTCTAAAATCACTATTGAGCTCCGGAGGCGGCATCGCCTCCGGAAACCTATGGCGGGGTCGGGGCCCCATGGCGGTCTCTCGCCCTCCCTTCTTTGAAAGGATTATAAGCTGATCAGCTGACCTCTTGTTACACTGAAATAACGGATCACAAACGCTTTTCACCCCTTAAGCCACTATGCTTTGCAGTGACATCAGTTTCAAAAAAATCAGAATATTAGATTAATGTGGTGAAATTTTTTTGACTCTTATAGCCAAATTTAGAAAGTAAACTATTCGATTAAACGCTTTAGATATATCTAGTATTTTATTGTGATTAATTAATGGGAGCATTAGTATTTTTATAAAAACAAAAAAGGTGGCTTTGTGATTACCCTTGAAACTTTAAATAGTGCCGATGAGTTATACCCTCTTCTAGAGAGCTACAACAAAAACGGCTGGGAGCTGGATCTAAACGTCCGAGACGTTTTCATCAATGAACAGGGCCGAAAAGTGAGTAATTTTTATTGCGGAAGGTCTTTCTCGTTGCAGGCGCTCGCGACAAAACAATGCTCGACGATCGAGAAGGTCATCCGTGTTATTTGCGGTGTACTGGCGACTGTATTGACTCTTGGTCTCGCGCTCTTGTTGCAGTCCGTGAGAAACCTCTTTAAAGAAGGGAGGAAAGCGGTCGGCTTCGTCACGTTTGACCAAGACTCCGGACCGGACCGTTTGCTTAATGGGATGGGGACTTCTTCTGTCACCGCCTTTAAGGTGGACAAAACGTGCAGTCCCATACTGTGCGGTCAGAAGGATTGCAGTCTCGATCATGGATCTCAGCATCAATGCAAGGTTTCAACATCAGATGGCCGCTTCCATGATATTTCTCTGGACGACATCACAATCCGCGACCACTTAGAATGGCTAAATCCCAGCATTGTGGAGGCCGATTACAGCCACTTCGCTCATGCTGGCGATTTCAAACTCTAAAATCTACATCCGATTCGGAGGTGCTTTAGAGAATGTCTCTTGCGCCTCCGGAAGATTCTATACCACAAGTGTTCTAAATTTTGTCTTGGCAAAGACGAAAACCATGCCAAATTTTGATAGGCTTTCAGCATATTTTTCATTTTTTAGTAATTTTTACTTCTTCAGCTTTAAGTCAAAATTTGTTTCTATTCCAATTTATATAAAAACAAATTTGCGTATACCGAAACAACTTGGAGAATTGGAAATTTGGCCAGGAGGGCCTTAAGAATTTTTGTCCGGAGCGAGCGACCATTGCCGAGAGGCAAGGCGCGAGTGAGAACGAAAATTCTTAAGTATACCGAAAGTGTCTCAAAGCCAAAATCCCAAATTTTGAGACAATTTCGGTATAAACCCGACGAAGCCAAAGACCAATTCTTCAAGTTGTTTCGGTATAAATTAACAAGGGTTACAAAATGGTTGCCTTTCACGGTGTAGCCACACTGGACGAGCTGGATAGCATGCTCCAATCGTATAAGAACAAGGGAAGGGAGACGTCCGAGACGGAAAGCATTCTCCTGGTCAATGATCAGTGCCGGGTTGTCACCCGTTTTTTTTCCGGAAAATCCTATTTGGCGGGAGCCTTCGCAACCAAGGTGCCTACGACTATCGAGAAAATAGTACGCGTTGTTCTTGGCCTGCTGGCCACTTTGATCTCTTGTGGGTGGGCGCTCTGTTTTCAGGGTGTGAGAGATCTTTTTGGTGCGCATGTGCAAAAGATCTGCTTTGCGGTTTTTCAAAAGGATTCCGGTCCGGACAAAACGTTGTGCGGTGTGGAAAAATCCATTATTACGGCCTTCAAAGTGGAAAGAACATGCAAGAGGGGACGCTGCGACATAGGCTGCTGCCACCTTGAGCATGAGGATCTTCATTCCTGAGAGATCGTTCTGAAGAATGGCAAGGCATACAATATCCAGCTATATGATAACGCCATCCGCGACTTTCTTGAGTGGCTTGATCCACGCCTTGTGGAAGCCGATTACAGTCACTTCGCCCATGCCGGCGAGATCAAAGTTTGAAACAAAAGCTGCCTTGGAGACTGTCCATTAACTGAAATCGCATTTGTTCCTGTCTGAATACTTGTAATGATTAATTTTAAATTCAATTAAGTATTACTGTTTATATAAAATATGGTATACTTGCTGAATTAACGGGTTCCTTTGTGCTTAGAACGAAAGTATCTCGAAATCCAATTTCGCCACATAATCGGTATAATGCACATTCTGCTTTGGCAACTCCTGAATCGGCCCTATTTTGCGATCAGCAGCCTCTTTGCCTACTGAGCCCATTGAAATTAAGGAAAATTGATGCCGCGAGAAATCAAGGCCTATGGAGGAGATATTTATCATGTACACATTCCAGGAAGTATCCGGCCTGAAGGATTTAGACGCATACAGTGGCTGGACGGAGATCAAACGCTGTGAAGAAGATACCACTGTCCTTTTAAATGACAAGGGAGATGTCGTCACTGCCTTTTATCAGGGGCGTGTTTTCCGCTTTCTCTCGCAGCGCATCCAAGAGTACTCTCTTGCTGAAATCGTATTGCGGGTTGCCCTTGGTATTTTAGCTGCTGTGGCCACTTTAGGATTGTCGTTGATCTCACGAGCTGTCCGCGAGTTGTTTATAACCACTCCGAGAGAGATCCGCTTCGGAGAGTTTTTGCAAGATGCCGAACCGGGAGCATTAGTTGAGGGGCACCCTGGCGGGTTGATCGACTTTTACCCGGATTCGACCGGCTGTCACTACCCTGAACGAGATGGAGAGGTGAGCGCGATGTGCGAACACATTTGCCACTTCAAGGACACAAACGAAGTAGGGTCTCAGGGCGACCTCGTAGTGACCGGAGCCGAGGTTAGGGACTGCCTGCAGTGGCTGCCTAAGCATCTCGTGGATAAATTTGACACCGAGCACTTCTCGAACATCGTAATCCCTCTTTAAGATTGATTGGAGAGGCTGCCGAACGCGCCCCCTCTCTGAAGCGTCGATCTTCCCCATTTCCCTTATTTCAAAATAATTTCATCTTGGCTATGAGAGGAAAATCAAACCCCTGAGTGGAAGATCCATGCGCTCAATTTTACAAAGATATATCCGCCACCTCTGGCGCTTCTGGCCGCCCTTTTTGTTTTCAGGAATCCGCATTGAGAGGCTGGATCGTGATTTCCGCTATGCCAGGGTACGGCTAAAGCTGCGGTTTTGGACTGCCAACTACGTGGGCACCCAGTTTGGCGGATCTCTTTTTTCGATGACAGATCCGTTCTATATGCTGATGCTGATTAAGAATTTGGGGCCGGAGTATTCCATTTGGGATAAATCGGCGTCGATCAGCTACGTGAAGCCGGGCAGGAGCGATGTCTTGGCCGAATTCACTCTTTCGGATGACGATCTTGCCGCTATTGTCTCCGCCCTTCAAACGAGCGACCGCCTTC
This genomic window from Estrella lausannensis contains:
- a CDS encoding amylo-alpha-1,6-glucosidase, whose protein sequence is MSGKQTHQEPVVSFGRDITGNLPASETREWLVTNGIGGFASGTVSGILRRRYHGLLIAALNPPHERTLLASKLEEEVSYEGSDYPLSSNRWGSQEISPRGFIHIESFFLDGLIPTWIFAVGDALIEKKIWMEPGRNTTYVRYQIKRASSQVLMKIKSLVNYRGYHTLTHADNWKMQIDPTTQGFQVLAFKGARPFHIRCPKGVCSIENVWYGNFLLSLESQRGLDAHEDHLLAGKFELSLREGEAATVVLSAESDVDLDGESALERRRSYERAICPDCLEDPPWIRHLKKAADQFIVERKGADSGKSIIAGYPWFSDWGRDALFSVPGLLLKTKRFEDARGVLRTFAAHVDRGMIPNFFNEEGSKQYNSVDASLWFIHTLHAAYDETKDISFLQEFFPTVQEIIASYLRGTLYSIGVDGQDGLLFSGEEGVQLTWMDAKVGSQVITPRTGKAIEVNALWYNALKSASLFAKLMGVASISYDAAADKARSGFSKFWSEEKGYCYDVIDGPQGSDISIRPNQVFAVSLRESPLPPARQRLVVEALCKKLLTTFGLRSLAQDDPRYRGHYGGDPLERDTAYHQGTAWGFLTGPLTLAHYRVYQNEDKAKSLLLPFLHHLSDAGLGSVSEIFDGDAPMPSRGAPFQAWSVASLIEAWDTLKEKGSNKS
- a CDS encoding SDR family NAD(P)-dependent oxidoreductase produces the protein MKELTGKVAVVTGGNSGIGAAIVLELAERGAQVVIDYVAHPEAENELERKIASLGSRAVGVKADISLVADIELLVSRAVSTFGQLDIFVNNAGIETRTSVLDTSESQYDKVLAINLKSAFFSTQIAARQMIKQEAGGRIINITSVHEDWPMPGNTAYCLSKGGMRMLTRTAALELAPHGILVTAVGPGAVATPINLSTMKDPALMQKLDSVIPLGRMAKPEEIAQVVGFLSGGGASYMTAATLFVDGGLMHQSPGL
- a CDS encoding DUF4442 domain-containing protein: MRSILQRYIRHLWRFWPPFLFSGIRIERLDRDFRYARVRLKLRFWTANYVGTQFGGSLFSMTDPFYMLMLIKNLGPEYSIWDKSASISYVKPGRSDVLAEFTLSDDDLAAIVSALQTSDRLLWTRQIEIKDLEGEVVARVDKTVSIKKKNLSS
- a CDS encoding MGH1-like glycoside hydrolase domain-containing protein; its protein translation is MALTEEDKRLEEAKAGKAPWRKFGPYLSERQWGTVREDYSPGGTAWEYLPHDEARSRAYRWGEDGIAGISDESQYMCFALSFWNGKDPILKERLFGLTGNEGNHGEDVKEVYFYLDNLPSHAYMKYLYKYPQNPYPYTDLVETNKKRTREQPEYELIDTGIFDKDEYFDIFIEYAKSNPEDILIRIRVENRGEREAPLTLLPTLWFRNVWSWKEGVKKPTIALENEGCLRAQHPWLGQYRLLFKGADETLFTENETNMERLFNAESASPFVKDAFHRYLIDGDRTAVNPAKTGTKAAPLYRITVPGKSGSTIEMRLVKSTSALEPDLVDQETVFKTRIQEADAFYSSITPFPLSDDMRLVQRQAFAGLLWNKQCYIYSVKDWLKGDPLQPKPPKCREEGRNQHWPYFEVRDIFSMPDKWEYPWFASWDLAFHAVSLAMIDPEFAKSQMILLTREWTMAPNGQIPAYEWCFSDVNPPVQAWASMRIYQIEAKRHGTKDCSFLERMFQKLLLNFTWWVNRKDAEGRNIFEGGFLGLDNIGAFDRSLAPPSGGILLQQDGTGWMGMYCLNMLQIALELATNDPVYEDMASKFFEHFVHIANAINNVTEQQEGLWDKEDGFYHSMLIQPDGKRILLRQDNMAGIIPLFAVATNDAYVPKQFPDFKKRFRWFADHKPEMLTNIADMTKLGQEGRVLLAFANQTKMTRTLKKILHPDEFLSPYGIRSVSKKHEKHPFSIELSGKKFFLDYEPAESTCGLFGGNSNWRGPVWFPLNYLLIESLQKFDHYYGCDFKVECPTGSGNMKSLWEVSQDLTKRLISVFLKDQDGRRPLWGENTKFQTDPHFRDYLFFHEYFHGDNGKGLGASNQTGWTAIVAKLICQLAEYNPKEAEKKKEHVH